A DNA window from Neochlamydia sp. AcF84 contains the following coding sequences:
- a CDS encoding leucine-rich repeat domain-containing protein, which produces MHPISSTSIESLPNELLLPILKACAVPSLFSVCKRWHHLLATEVMPSLYKKIAHLHFPKTNATTQRTLMLAKVYQLNPGLTSTKKVYQVFKQVFTLAKSISPLEFKWKIEEKRGLTLANYSSYLLNINRLLLWKKLPGGEKYLSRQEIKHLPLEKKGELLRDWIEENCKNITTLNLCGAGLTYLPPEIGQLSQLQTLDLSQNQLTSLPVEIQQLPELQRLYLGNNQLTSLPAEIGQLSQLQKLHLSKNQLTALPAEIRQLSQLRVLDLNQNQLTSLPAEIRQLSQLQELELNQNQLTSLPAEIGQLSQLQELKLDQNQLTALPAEIGQLSQLTQLFLNQNQLTALPVEIGQLPNLELLYLDDNQLTTLPGEIGQLSQLQRLRLTQNQLTSLPAEIGQLSQLTQLRLNQNQLTSLPAEIGQLPKLQTLYLNQNQLTALPAEIGQLPKLQTLYLNQNQLTSLPAEIGQLSKLRELELSQNQLTSLPGEIGQLSQLQKLYLNQNQLTTLPAEIGQLPKLQRLELNQNQLTALPAEIGQLPKLQTLYLNQNQLTALPVEIGQLFQLLHQLYLNQNQLTALPAEIGELSELRRLELNQNQLTTLPAEIGQLSQLTQLFLNQNQLTSLPAEIGELFELTRLELSQNQLTSLPAEIGELPKLKELHLNQNQLTSLPAEIGLLSQLTKLELAENPLKDIAEKIRQRFQL; this is translated from the coding sequence ATGCATCCTATCTCATCAACATCTATTGAAAGCTTGCCCAATGAATTACTACTCCCTATCTTAAAGGCTTGCGCAGTTCCTTCCTTATTTAGCGTCTGTAAAAGATGGCATCATCTGCTGGCTACTGAAGTCATGCCCTCTCTTTATAAAAAAATAGCCCACCTTCATTTCCCTAAGACGAATGCCACTACCCAACGAACTCTTATGTTAGCTAAAGTTTATCAACTTAATCCTGGACTTACCTCTACTAAAAAAGTTTATCAAGTTTTTAAACAAGTTTTTACCTTAGCTAAATCTATTTCTCCTTTGGAATTTAAATGGAAAATAGAAGAAAAAAGAGGCTTAACTCTGGCTAATTACTCTTCTTATCTCTTAAATATTAATCGCCTTTTACTGTGGAAAAAACTTCCTGGTGGGGAAAAATACTTGAGCCGGCAAGAAATTAAGCACTTACCTCTAGAGAAAAAAGGAGAGCTTCTTAGAGATTGGATTGAAGAAAATTGTAAAAACATCACGACTTTAAATTTATGTGGAGCAGGCTTGACTTATTTACCTCCAGAAATAGGCCAGTTATCTCAGCTGCAAACCCTTGATTTAAGTCAAAACCAGCTCACCAGCCTTCCTGTAGAAATTCAGCAGCTGCCTGAGCTGCAAAGGCTTTACTTAGGCAACAATCAGCTCACCTCTCTGCCAGCAGAAATAGGGCAATTGTCTCAGCTGCAAAAGCTTCACTTAAGCAAAAACCAGCTCACCGCTCTGCCAGCAGAAATCCGTCAATTGTCTCAGCTGCGAGTGCTTGACTTAAATCAAAACCAGCTTACCAGCCTTCCTGCTGAAATCAGGCAGCTGTCTCAGCTGCAAGAGCTGGAATTAAATCAAAACCAGCTCACCAGCCTTCCTGCAGAAATAGGTCAATTGTCTCAGCTGCAAGAGCTTAAATTAGATCAAAACCAGCTCACCGCTCTGCCTGCAGAAATCGGGCAATTATCTCAGCTGACACAGCTTTTCTTAAATCAAAACCAGCTCACCGCTCTGCCTGTAGAAATTGGACAGCTGCCTAATCTTGAATTGCTTTACTTAGATGATAACCAGCTTACTACTCTTCCTGGAGAGATAGGCCAGCTGTCTCAGCTGCAAAGGCTTAGATTAACTCAAAACCAGCTTACTAGCCTGCCTGCAGAAATAGGCCAATTGTCTCAGCTGACACAGCTTCGCTTAAACCAAAACCAGCTTACCAGCCTGCCTGCAGAAATCGGGCAGCTGCCTAAACTACAAACGCTTTACTTAAATCAAAACCAGCTCACTGCTCTGCCTGCAGAAATCGGGCAGCTGCCTAAACTACAAACGCTTTACTTAAATCAAAACCAGCTTACCAGCCTTCCTGCAGAAATCGGACAGCTGTCTAAGCTGCGAGAGCTTGAATTAAGCCAAAACCAGCTTACCAGTCTTCCTGGAGAGATAGGCCAGCTGTCTCAGCTGCAAAAGCTTTACTTAAATCAAAATCAGCTCACCACTCTGCCTGCAGAAATCGGGCAGCTGCCTAAACTGCAAAGGCTTGAATTAAATCAAAACCAGCTCACCGCTCTGCCTGCAGAAATCGGGCAGCTGCCTAAACTACAAACGCTTTACTTAAATCAAAATCAGCTCACCGCTCTGCCTGTAGAAATCGGGCAGTTGTTTCAGCTCCTACACCAGCTTTACTTAAATCAAAACCAGCTCACCGCTCTGCCTGCAGAAATTGGGGAACTGTCTGAGCTGAGACGGCTTGAATTAAATCAAAACCAACTCACCACTCTGCCTGCAGAAATCGGGCAATTGTCTCAGCTGACACAGCTTTTCTTAAATCAAAACCAGCTCACCAGCCTGCCTGCAGAAATCGGGGAGTTGTTCGAGCTGACACGGCTTGAACTAAGTCAAAACCAGCTCACCAGCCTGCCTGCAGAAATCGGGGAGTTGCCTAAGCTGAAAGAGCTTCACTTAAATCAAAACCAACTCACCAGCCTTCCTGCAGAAATAGGTCTATTGTCTCAGCTTACCAAGCTTGAATTAGCAGAAAATCCTCTGAAGGATATCGCCGAAAAAATAAGACAGCGTTTTCAATTGTAG
- a CDS encoding leucine-rich repeat domain-containing protein: MHPISLASMESLPNELLLPILEASAVPSLSSVCKRWHHLLASEVMPPLYKQIGKVHVPQGNVKEQVLIVDRIYKLEEKLSEAAKVNAIFKQIFTLAKSFSPLEFKWKTEEKRGLSLANYSSYLLNINRLLLWERLPGGKEYLRREESKHLPLKKKGELFRDWIEENCKNITALNLSNAGLTYLPSEICQLSQLTKLKLSQNQLTALPAAIRQLSQLQTLDLRENQLTALPAEIGRLSQLEWLELNQNQLTSLPKEIGRLSQLQELKLSQNQLTALPAEIGQLSQLQGLQLNQNQLTALPAEIGRLSQLELLELNQNQLTALPAEIGQLSDLQTLCLNQNQLTSLPAEIGRLSNLIQLYLNQNQFTALPTQIGQLSQLEWLELNQNQLTALPAEIGQLPKALYRLELNQNQLTSLPAEIGQLTQLLQLELNQNQLTSLPVEIGLLSQLHVLHLNQNQLTSLPAEIGLLSQLRRLNLNQNQLTSLPAEIGQLSQLLGLYLNQNQLTSLPVEIGQLSQLLGLDLSQNQLTSLPTEIGQMSQLQALELAENPLKDIAEKIRQRFQL, from the coding sequence ATGCATCCTATCTCTTTGGCATCTATGGAAAGCTTGCCCAATGAATTGCTGCTCCCTATCTTAGAGGCTTCTGCAGTTCCTTCCTTATCAAGCGTTTGTAAAAGATGGCATCATCTGCTGGCTTCTGAAGTCATGCCCCCTCTTTATAAGCAAATAGGTAAAGTGCATGTTCCTCAAGGAAATGTTAAGGAGCAGGTGCTTATTGTAGATAGGATTTATAAGCTAGAAGAAAAGCTTTCTGAAGCAGCAAAGGTAAATGCAATCTTTAAGCAAATCTTTACTTTAGCCAAGTCTTTTTCTCCATTGGAATTTAAATGGAAAACAGAAGAAAAAAGAGGCTTAAGTCTTGCTAATTACTCTTCTTATCTCTTAAATATTAATCGCCTTTTGCTTTGGGAAAGACTTCCTGGTGGGAAAGAATATTTGAGACGAGAAGAAAGTAAGCACTTGCCTCTAAAGAAAAAAGGAGAGCTATTTAGAGATTGGATTGAAGAAAACTGTAAAAACATCACGGCTTTAAATTTATCTAATGCAGGCTTAACTTATTTACCCTCAGAAATATGCCAATTGTCTCAGCTGACAAAGCTTAAGCTAAGCCAGAACCAGCTCACCGCTCTGCCTGCAGCAATCAGGCAGTTGTCTCAGCTGCAAACGCTTGACTTAAGAGAAAACCAGCTCACCGCTCTGCCTGCAGAAATCGGGCGGCTGTCCCAGCTGGAATGGCTTGAATTAAATCAAAACCAGCTCACCAGTCTTCCTAAAGAAATAGGACGGCTGTCTCAGCTGCAAGAGCTTAAGTTAAGCCAGAACCAGCTCACCGCTCTGCCTGCAGAAATTGGTCAATTGTCTCAGCTGCAAGGACTTCAATTAAATCAAAACCAGCTTACCGCTCTGCCCGCAGAAATTGGGCGACTGTCCCAGCTGGAATTGCTTGAGTTAAATCAAAACCAGCTCACTGCTCTGCCTGCAGAAATCGGGCAGCTGTCTGATCTGCAAACGCTTTGCTTAAATCAAAACCAACTCACCAGTCTGCCTGCAGAAATTGGTCGGTTGTCTAATCTGATACAGCTTTACTTAAACCAAAACCAGTTCACCGCTCTGCCTACACAAATCGGACAGCTGTCCCAGCTGGAATGGCTTGAATTAAATCAAAACCAGCTCACCGCTCTGCCCGCAGAAATCGGGCAGCTGCCTAAAGCGCTGTATCGGCTTGAATTAAATCAAAACCAGCTCACCAGCCTGCCTGCAGAAATCGGGCAATTGACTCAGCTGCTACAGCTTGAATTAAATCAAAACCAACTCACCAGCCTTCCTGTAGAAATAGGTCTATTGTCTCAGCTGCACGTGCTTCACTTAAATCAAAACCAGCTCACCAGCCTTCCTGCAGAAATAGGCCTATTGTCTCAGCTGCGAAGGCTTAACTTAAATCAAAACCAACTCACCAGCCTTCCTGCAGAAATCGGGCAATTGTCTCAGCTGCTAGGGCTTTACTTAAATCAAAACCAACTCACCAGCCTTCCTGTAGAAATCGGGCAATTGTCTCAGCTGCTAGGGCTTGATTTAAGCCAAAACCAACTCACCAGTCTACCTACAGAAATCGGGCAGATGTCTCAGCTGCAAGCGCTTGAATTAGCAGAAAATCCTTTGAAAGATATTGCAGAAAAGATAAGGCAGCGTTTTCAATTGTAG